Part of the Candidatus Aegiribacteria sp. genome, GATTCGAACTAAGTCACGTTTTGGAAAGCGTTTAAGATTTTTCAGAGCAGCAGGTCTGAATTCAATGGAATACGTCACTGATCAGAAACCCAGGGATTTCCACACTTCTTCAGCTGAAATATTCTCGCCAGGCTCAGCTAAAGCTGCGTTAGCATCTTCAATATCCAGATGATCTTCAATCCTTTGAAGCAGTTCAAGTTCAGCAATGGAAACAAGTGCAGCGATGCTCTTACCTCTTCGAGTCAATACGATTGGTTCATTACCGTAAGCAACCTTGTTGATGATATCTGAAAAATTCATTCTTGCATCAGCAGTCGAAATAGTTTCAGGCATATGTTCCTTCCTTTCATTATCTGTACGTATTGTACCTTATGTACAAATCGTTGTCAAGTCTCGTAATCTGTTACTTTACAACTTCAAGAGATTAGCTTCCTTGAATAGATGTAAGTGTCACAAGTGACGTCC contains:
- a CDS encoding type II toxin-antitoxin system Phd/YefM family antitoxin — translated: MPETISTADARMNFSDIINKVAYGNEPIVLTRRGKSIAALVSIAELELLQRIEDHLDIEDANAALAEPGENISAEEVWKSLGF